One Chloroflexota bacterium DNA window includes the following coding sequences:
- a CDS encoding phosphodiester glycosidase family protein, whose translation MLNQRSWWPICGVALLLVAMFGCTPKEQAQLQTQVAGAATLAVKVATEAPPKLTQAAQIAQTAIALATQLSKPPTSSAPTDFVLVTSAAGVEFWRKDYQGGNPDFVEVINLSQGASVKLFHGQITDLGTGQGVYKGDNPKIARQPLDAAWNLFSSSYPNAFCITNGQFFVDKVNEQVVDPTTLAFPLKIDEVIVSDGYGSKEYVNQKLILEIWGDMANISALTEDNLYSSPAPNIIAGLTEDANKGPNNLTGRTFAGIDDKDNNGKSEVILIFNSKTSKQADAANILRSFGADKVIMLDGGDSTQLICQGTPYITSDRTLPQTIGVTNR comes from the coding sequence ATGTTGAATCAACGTAGTTGGTGGCCTATATGCGGCGTGGCTCTATTGCTCGTCGCCATGTTTGGCTGCACGCCAAAAGAGCAGGCTCAATTGCAAACACAAGTCGCGGGAGCGGCTACCCTGGCTGTCAAGGTGGCAACAGAGGCCCCGCCCAAATTGACCCAAGCTGCACAGATAGCTCAAACAGCTATCGCTCTTGCAACTCAGTTAAGCAAACCGCCCACTTCAAGCGCGCCGACAGATTTCGTTTTGGTCACTTCTGCCGCAGGAGTTGAGTTCTGGCGGAAAGACTATCAAGGAGGGAATCCGGACTTTGTTGAGGTAATCAATTTATCTCAGGGAGCATCAGTAAAGCTCTTTCATGGGCAAATCACTGATTTAGGAACTGGGCAGGGAGTATATAAAGGAGACAATCCCAAAATTGCTCGGCAACCCCTTGATGCAGCGTGGAATCTCTTTTCCTCGTCTTATCCCAATGCTTTCTGTATCACAAATGGCCAATTCTTTGTAGATAAAGTGAATGAACAAGTGGTAGATCCCACTACTCTAGCATTTCCTCTAAAAATAGACGAGGTAATCGTTAGCGATGGATATGGTAGCAAGGAATATGTGAATCAAAAGCTCATACTGGAAATCTGGGGAGATATGGCGAATATAAGTGCCCTTACCGAAGATAATCTTTATTCCTCCCCTGCTCCCAATATAATAGCAGGGCTAACGGAGGATGCTAATAAAGGGCCAAACAACCTAACTGGCAGAACTTTCGCAGGAATCGATGACAAAGACAATAATGGGAAGTCCGAAGTAATACTAATCTTCAATTCAAAGACTTCCAAACAAGCAGATGCCGCCAACATACTGAGAAGCTTTGGAGCCGACAAAGTAATAATGCTCGATGGAGGTGATTCAACACAGCTGATCTGTCAAGGCACGCCTTACATTACATCAGATAGAACTTTACCACAGACAATTGGAGTAACAAACAGATAA
- a CDS encoding helix-turn-helix domain-containing protein, translated as MAKDSTPNNRETLMTVRDVAKYLKVSPATVYKLVKEEKIPCHHIGRLWRFKRVEIDEWLVERQPLITKADQ; from the coding sequence ATGGCCAAAGATTCTACCCCTAACAATCGTGAGACGCTGATGACAGTGAGGGATGTGGCAAAGTACCTGAAAGTCAGCCCTGCAACTGTTTACAAGTTGGTCAAAGAGGAAAAGATTCCTTGCCATCACATAGGTCGTCTATGGCGCTTTAAGAGAGTAGAAATAGACGAATGGCTGGTAGAGAGGCAACCATTGATCACCAAAGCTGATCAGTAG
- a CDS encoding VWA domain-containing protein: MRNTTRITVCLLIVFVDIFSLTGVSSALDSAPKSNVEITTEQQAACWGLDLIILVDQSYSMFATVDENTGESLTPSDPLGYRYEAVKDLLERLIDNRLDVCPEALHRIGVLAFGDTPKPVLSDGNVLTDIDVTASTDLNIWLQEYFERIDEAGKDRSQSLTDPRSAFQKADLIFRESQELPDPPNYAPRRHAVVMITDGTPTGIGQFDVGNYMCSLARDLNQPTWSDRSIWVVAMTAGVTQSNRYLDQVGCGESLGDDWRSIAKVHGGQVIVQPYNEQALQASIRVIVDNELGQAGEPISCGEIFYVDPYLQSLQLVFFRSKELTTKVKLVKLDEQGNTIYKFSNGVEERLAPALLGDMQLSKYAEKRNREEIVFDFPAPGAWRFEVESLSTEECQRRYQAVKAQAVAEATLGSPKPSGSGFLAQQFDAPYYDIDDPIPFVVRLKSDKGVPIKYDDKGNYPLTVVANLALPADALLPSDFQAPGEVELYYSGERSEWSSAHPTDPSKSVYAVAPVEGTYSLNITGTTVGGNGEIGYQAFSQTLTYTVKKLERFSFSVESPANGETLPCNNVQEGQLVNIPIQVSIQVRGDDGTLSSNYINSDLEQAFQAKALNANGEPLGVPIFLKPQGDTGIFVAELLDDQIGGVACEGMRVQVQFVGGYPIDLYTISDKKKTEEVFLTRSLINGVNVKTITPSEQSTLALHSSFTNGCLGSIQPVELEFVLEDLSGNPLRPDEVNASRLEDLYSIRLVGPQDNEPDLQLTTVKDGDRVYFMAMGGLTAADEGAYEFEITPRPEAFASNYLPAYHQPRLIKFERYDQFWTRPSTCQTSLGISGFLLAALVGATIYALTGGPGGAISIVALGKPSDVKAGPFRLATRRFFLRLRRPQFAEFGIKEIKYRKATGSSGEKAVAVDIIGAAGETLYTYVLEESDLGNHVENSMPLQDEAILYEK; the protein is encoded by the coding sequence ATGAGAAATACTACCCGTATCACAGTTTGCCTTCTCATTGTGTTTGTCGACATCTTTTCTCTGACTGGCGTCTCATCTGCGCTTGATTCTGCGCCCAAATCCAATGTGGAAATTACAACAGAACAACAGGCGGCATGTTGGGGACTGGATTTGATCATCCTGGTTGATCAGTCTTACAGTATGTTTGCGACTGTGGATGAGAATACAGGGGAATCGCTGACTCCTAGTGACCCTCTTGGTTATCGTTACGAAGCAGTCAAGGATCTTTTAGAAAGACTAATAGACAATCGCTTGGATGTCTGCCCTGAGGCTTTGCACCGGATCGGCGTCCTTGCTTTCGGCGACACTCCCAAGCCGGTTCTCAGCGATGGCAATGTGCTGACAGATATTGACGTTACGGCATCTACCGATCTGAACATCTGGCTTCAAGAGTATTTTGAGCGGATTGATGAGGCGGGGAAAGACCGAAGCCAATCCTTGACAGATCCGCGATCGGCATTTCAGAAAGCGGATCTTATTTTTAGGGAATCGCAAGAGCTGCCGGACCCGCCAAATTACGCGCCACGCCGCCATGCAGTCGTTATGATTACAGATGGCACTCCTACTGGCATTGGACAGTTTGATGTTGGCAATTACATGTGTTCGCTGGCACGCGATCTTAATCAGCCCACCTGGAGTGATCGCTCTATTTGGGTAGTTGCGATGACAGCTGGCGTAACCCAAAGCAACCGCTACTTAGATCAGGTTGGTTGCGGGGAATCGCTAGGTGATGATTGGCGAAGCATTGCCAAGGTGCATGGGGGTCAGGTAATTGTACAACCGTACAACGAACAGGCTCTTCAAGCATCTATACGAGTGATTGTTGATAATGAGCTAGGCCAAGCGGGTGAGCCGATTTCTTGTGGAGAGATTTTTTATGTTGACCCGTATCTTCAGAGTTTACAACTAGTCTTTTTCCGATCTAAAGAACTAACTACTAAAGTGAAGTTAGTAAAACTGGATGAGCAAGGCAATACTATCTACAAGTTTTCAAACGGCGTTGAAGAACGTCTGGCCCCGGCCCTTCTGGGAGACATGCAACTTTCGAAGTATGCTGAGAAACGCAACCGCGAGGAAATCGTATTTGATTTCCCCGCGCCTGGTGCATGGCGCTTTGAAGTGGAAAGTTTGAGTACAGAAGAGTGTCAGCGGCGCTATCAGGCAGTAAAGGCACAGGCGGTAGCTGAAGCAACATTGGGCAGCCCAAAACCGAGTGGCTCAGGATTTCTTGCGCAACAATTCGACGCACCTTACTATGACATAGACGATCCTATTCCATTCGTGGTGCGGCTGAAATCCGACAAGGGCGTCCCAATTAAATATGATGATAAGGGCAACTATCCGCTTACCGTTGTCGCGAATCTCGCCTTGCCTGCCGACGCCCTACTCCCTTCCGATTTTCAAGCTCCAGGTGAAGTCGAATTGTATTATTCTGGCGAGCGAAGCGAATGGAGTAGCGCACACCCGACAGATCCTTCCAAATCGGTTTACGCCGTTGCGCCAGTCGAAGGCACTTATTCTTTGAATATCACTGGCACTACGGTTGGCGGCAATGGAGAAATAGGTTATCAGGCATTTAGTCAAACATTAACATATACCGTCAAGAAATTGGAACGCTTTAGCTTTTCAGTTGAGTCGCCTGCAAATGGAGAAACGCTCCCATGTAATAACGTGCAAGAGGGACAACTTGTCAACATCCCAATTCAAGTATCGATTCAGGTGCGCGGCGATGACGGAACGCTATCGAGCAATTACATCAACTCCGACCTTGAACAGGCTTTTCAAGCGAAAGCGTTGAATGCGAACGGTGAACCCCTTGGGGTCCCGATTTTTCTAAAACCACAAGGAGACACTGGCATATTTGTAGCAGAATTGCTTGACGATCAGATCGGCGGCGTAGCCTGTGAGGGGATGCGGGTACAGGTGCAGTTTGTGGGTGGCTATCCAATTGACTTGTACACCATTTCTGATAAAAAGAAAACTGAAGAGGTCTTTCTGACGCGCTCGTTGATTAATGGGGTTAACGTGAAGACAATTACTCCCTCCGAGCAATCAACACTGGCTTTGCACTCAAGTTTTACAAATGGATGCTTAGGTAGTATTCAACCTGTCGAGTTAGAGTTTGTTTTGGAAGACCTAAGTGGTAATCCTCTCCGGCCCGATGAAGTGAATGCGAGCAGGCTGGAAGATTTGTATAGTATTCGCTTGGTTGGCCCGCAAGATAACGAGCCGGATTTGCAACTCACTACGGTAAAAGACGGCGACCGCGTGTATTTTATGGCGATGGGTGGGCTGACAGCGGCAGATGAAGGGGCGTATGAATTTGAAATTACTCCGCGCCCCGAGGCATTTGCATCAAATTACCTGCCTGCTTATCACCAACCGCGGTTGATCAAATTCGAGCGATACGATCAATTTTGGACGCGGCCATCCACTTGTCAAACATCTCTTGGCATCAGCGGGTTTTTGTTGGCGGCTTTGGTGGGAGCAACAATTTATGCATTGACTGGCGGGCCTGGTGGAGCTATCTCCATCGTAGCCCTAGGTAAACCATCTGATGTCAAGGCAGGGCCGTTCAGACTGGCAACAAGACGCTTTTTCTTAAGGTTGCGCAGGCCACAATTTGCTGAATTTGGGATCAAGGAAATAAAGTACCGCAAAGCAACAGGGAGCAGTGGCGAGAAAGCTGTCGCAGTAGACATCATTGGGGCTGCCGGTGAAACTCTGTACACTTATGTGCTGGAAGAAAGCGATCTTGGTAACCATGTTGAAAACTCAATGCCGCTTCAGGATGAGGCCATTTTGTATGAAAAGTGA